CGCCCTGCGACGAGAAGAGCAGCAAAGTGCCCGTGCAGGCGCCGGATAGCCCCATGCGCTCCGACTGCCGCCCCAACTCCCCCACCGAGTCCCAGAGTGCCGTGCTGGACTGCAGTCCCTCCGCCAGGAAGCCCGCCGACCCCGGCCCCAACCCCAAGGCCTGTAACTGGAAGAAGTACAAATTCATTGTTCTCAACTCCATGCGGCAGGCTGTGAAGGAGCAGGCCGACGCGGGTTCCTGCTCCCCCACCACCCTGTCCTCCTCCCCCGAGCCCCGAGGCGGGAGCAGCAGCAGTGACGAGAGCAGCTCGACCAACATGGAGGAGGAGACCGAGGACGAGGACTCGGCTCGTAACAAGGCAGCCAGTCGGTAAGTGAAGAGGAACagggaggaggccgttcagccccctCATTCAGTGAGACCATTTCTGTTGTGTACCGTAGCTCCCATCTACCCACCTTGTTTCCTTAATCTTGGCTCCCACCCCCCCAAATTCACCTCCAGAAACGCATGCAGTGTCAGGTGAGGGCAGGGATCGGGCTGTGATGCTTCAGCAGGCGAATAGCTTGGGGTGGGTGGCCGCCCCCGAGAAAGAGTCGGTGCTTCTGcgatcgggggtggggtggggtccggGTAGGGAGCAAAGCTGGAGCTGTTGTACACCGctttggaggcgggggggggggaagggattagATGGGCCTTTCCTCCGCACCTTCGATACCAAAACAAAGTTAGCACAGGACAAGTTTTGACACAGGAAGTGGGGAACTCCCTCCCACACGCTGAACAAACACCGAGTATTGAAACTAATGTATCAGCTGTTGGGTTGGAGGCGTCTTGAACAGGCTCTGGTTGAATTTAGGCTCCCACTGGTGAGTAGAGGATGGTCATGAGGTATAAATAGCTTCCCAGCTTCAGAGACTTGCGTCAGCATTGCTTCGCGCTCGATTGGCGGACgaaaccgcccccgcccccccccccccccccacatttcggGCTCGATTGGAGTAggaacccccacccacccagcctccATGCTGCCGTCACTCACATCATCAACGTCTATTTCTGTTCCCGCCCAGGTCATCGCCAGATTCCCAGGACTCTAGCGGGTGCTGCGTCTGCTCGATCTGCGAGCTGGACTTCAAGCATGGCTCCGAGCTCCGTCGCCACATCCTGGTCTCCCACCCCGGAGAGGAAATCCCGGAATACCATTTGGAATTCTCGGACAGCGGGTCAGGTAAGCAGagatgtggggggtggtggggtgtttttgggggggggagggggggagagagaacggtGGAGGATGCAATGATCCTGGGGTGGGGCAACCCGTCTCTCTCGTGGCTTTGAGACCGTCCCTCGATGCCTCCGCACAAAGGAGTGCTGCGCCGTCAGAGGTGCGAGTCCTGCAAAATGTGGGAAATGGAGGACGGGCAAGGACATTTGGTACctcgaaaggggggggggggtagggggtgcccCTCAGTATCACACCTTGTCAAATCCCGTGGGAATTGCCTGTGTTTCAATGAGGCCGCCTCGCGTTCTTCCAAACCCGAGAGAGCCTGATGGGATGTTGATGAAACGGCTGTCTTTCCTTGCAGACTACGGCCTCTTCTCCTGCAGCACGTGTGAACTGAAGCTCTCGGACGAGGAGTCGCTGCAGCGGCACTTCCTGTGCGTCCACAGCGATGACAAGCCCTACAAATGTGATATGTGCCAGGCTGCGTTCCGCTACAAGGGGAACCTCGCCAGCCACAAGACGGTGCACACAGGTGAGACACGtcaacgatgggggggggggggggggggggacgcgcggGGAGCGGGTGACACCTCAGCGATGGGGGGACGCGGgagtgcgctgggggaggggagacacATTAGCGATTGGGGGGTGTGGGCGTGcgctggggagggaggggctaCACATAACCGCAGAGGAGGCGGCGGCcgagttgtattgtcactgggctagtaatccagcggaatgctctggggacccaggttcgaagccCACGGTGGTGAATTTTAAATGGAATAAAAATTTGGAACTAAAAACCTACGAACGCCCATGAAACTGATTGTGTTAAAATGCCATCGGGTTCACTCGTCCCTTTAGGGGACATGCTGTGTATCTGGAGTCccaggtaggccagaccgggtaaggacggcagatttcctcccggtGTCTGCTTGGCCTCCGGATGAAGCTGGCAGCtgcctgctgtgggatcttgctgtgtacggaTCTGTTGCTACTCCACTTCAGAAGATTGTATCTAATGGAGTGAAAACGGGGTGCTGTCTCGTCTCTTTCAGGGGAGAAGCCCTATCGGTGTAATGTGTGCGGGGCGCAGTTCAACAGGCCGGCCAACTCAAGACACACACTCGGATTCACTCGGGGGAGAAGCCATACAAGTGTGAGACGTGCGGAGCCAGGTTTGTGCAGGTGAGAGTCTGGGGTGTGCACAGGATCCTGGTCAGGCTCCGCTTGCTTTGAAATGATTCAGTGCCTCAGAGACCAGGCCCACAACCCTTTCCTGACAGCTTAAACTCAAAAGCTGCTGCTTGAGATGTCCTCCCCGCACGCTCAGCTTCTCCTGCAGTCAGGCACCATCTCCCCTCCTACCCCACACTCACTGGCACCCCCTGTGCTCCCTGTCCACTAATGCCTTCAATTTAATATttacatccttgttttcaaatccctccttctcATTAGCGacttatttctgtaacctcctccagcccctacacccctccctattgctaacctcctccagcccctacaaccctccctatctctgtaacctcctccaaccactacaccccctccctatctctgtaacctcctccagcccctacacccctccctattgctaacctcctccagcccctacacccctccctattgctaaccccctacaccccctctctatctctataacctcctccagcccctacactcgctccctatctctgtaacctcatccagcgcctaaaccccctccatatctctatcctcctccagcccgtacaaccctccctatctctgtaacctcctccagcccctacacccctccctatctcttaacctcctccagtccatacctctgtaacctcctgcagccccgacaaccctccctatctccgtaacctcctccagcccctacaaccctcccaatctctgtaacctcctccagcccctacacctcctccaacccctacaaccctccctatctctgtaacctcctccagcccctacacccctccctatctcttaacctcctccagtccatacctctgtaacctcctgcagcccctacaaccctccctatctccgtaacctcctccagcccctacaaccctcccaatctctgtaacctcctccagcccctacacctcctccaacccctacaaccctcctatctctgtaacctcctccagcccccttcaaccctccctatctctgtaacctcctccagcccctacaaccctccccatctctgtaacctcctgcagccccgacaaccctccctatctccgtaacctcctccagcccctacaaccctcccaatctctgtaacctcctccagcccctacacctcctccaacccctacaaccctccctatctctgtaacctcctccagcccctacacccctccctatctcttaacctcctccagtccatacctctgtaacctcctgcagcccctacaaccctccctatctccgtaacctcctccagcccctacaaccctcccaatctctgtaacctcctccagcccctacacctcctccaacccctacaaccctccctatctctgtaacctcctccagcccccttcaaccctccctatctctgtaacctcctccagccccctacaaccatccctatctctgtaacctcctccgcccctacaccccctccctatctctgtaacaccctccagccccctacagccctccctatctctgtaacctcgtccaacccctacaatcctccctatctctgtaacctcgtccaacccctacaaccctccctatctctgtaacctcctccaacccctacaccccctccctatctctgtaacctcgtccaacccctacaaccctccctatctctgtaacctcctccagcccctacacccctccctatctctgtaacccctccagcccctacacccctccctatctttgtaagctcctccagcccctgcaccacctccctatctctgtaacctcctccagcccctacaaccctccctatctctgtaacctcctccagcccatacatccctccctatctctgtaacctcatccagccctacacccctccctatctctgtaacctcctccagcccctacacccctccctatctctgtaacctcctccagaccctacaaccctccctatctctgtaacctcctccagcccctacaacgctccctatctctgtaacctcctccagcccatacatccctccctatctctgtaacctcctccagcccatacatccctccctatctctgtaacctcctccagcccctacaccacctccctatctctgtaacctcctccagcccctacacccctccctatctctgtaacctcctccagcccatacatccctccctatctctgtaacctcctccagcccatacatccctccctatctctgtaacctcctccagcccctacaaccctccctatctctgtaaccccctccagcccctacacccctccctatctctgtaagctcctccagcccctacaccacctcctatctctgtaacctcctccagccctacaaccctccctatctctgtaacctcctccagcccatacatccctccctatctctgtaaccccctccagccccaacaaccctccctatctctgtaacctcctccagcccacacatccctccctatctctgtaacctcctccagcccctacaaccctccctatctctgtaaccccctccagccccaacaaccctccctatctctgtaacctcctccagcccatacatccctccctatctctgtaacctcctccagcccctacaaccctcctatctctgtaacctcctccagcccccacaaccctccctatctctgtaacctcatccagcccctacacccctccctatctctgtaacctcctccagcccctacaaccctccccatctctgtaacctcctccagcccctacaaccctccctatctctgtaacctcctccagcccctacaatcctccctatctctgtaacctcatccagcctctacacccctccctatctctgtaacctcctccagcccctacaaccctccccatctctgtaacctcctccagcccatacattcctccccatctctgtaacctcctccagtccctacaaccctccctatctctgtaacctcctccgtccctaaatccctccctatctctgtaacctccctgtaGCTCCTACAGCTCCTCCAATTCCAGCCTTTTGAAATTCCCCAGTTTCCCATTGCTCCGCCATTGACGGCCGTGCCTTCAGATGCCTGGGGGGAGGCCTGAAGCTCTGCAATTCCCCCCTTAACCTCTCCTCCTTCCCCTTGCCTTCTCATCCTGCTCCATTGAGAAACTGTAAAAGCTCCCTCTGGGGCCCGAGCATGTGCCTCCTGTCCTGAATATCTGCCTGTGAGCCTGAACGTTGACTTTATTTAGACGGTGTGTCCTGTGAGGGGTATGTGACTGTGAAAGGAGAAGATATTCATTTTGTTGTTGACTTTCAGGTCGCACACCTTCgagctcacgtcctgatccacacgGGAGAGAAGCATATCCTTGTGAAACCTGCGGAACACGTTTCCGACACCTTCAGACCCTGAAGAGTCATATTCGCATTCACACGGGAGAGAAGCCATATCATGTAAGGAAGCTCCacgtcccaaccccacccccaacccccaacccccaccccaaccccaaccccaacccccccaccccccacacccccacccccaccccccacccccacaacgccacctcccacccccaacgccacctcccacccccaacgccacctcccacccccaacgccacctcccacccccaacgccacctcccacccccaacgccacctcccacccccaacgccaccctcccacccccaacgccacctcccacccccaacgccacctcccaccccacaccccccccaccccacccccaccccccaaccccacccccaccccccaccccaccccccccccccaaacaccaccccccaaccccaacaccacc
This window of the Scyliorhinus torazame isolate Kashiwa2021f chromosome 31, sScyTor2.1, whole genome shotgun sequence genome carries:
- the LOC140404650 gene encoding LOW QUALITY PROTEIN: B-cell CLL/lymphoma 6 member B protein-like (The sequence of the model RefSeq protein was modified relative to this genomic sequence to represent the inferred CDS: inserted 2 bases in 2 codons); its protein translation is MKMGSKSESYVKEFTRHSTDMMLNLNEMRKREILTDVKVFVDGEEFKAHKAVLIACSGFFYSIFSDQAKRHVSLLTLPCGISAAGFRLLLEFMYTSCLPLDRASVAEVLTAASYLQMDHVAETCHTFARLSVPHVHTYLKSLDYPLSRSLACSLGMESGALSFLPSRTLAPHRAPRLLTGSAAGGCGYFPESAFRFPDGCVAPRKAAGGTRREGPAVGGGHWGEAKASWRGGPGTCAGSRPEPCPEARGPKGRRLPEEKASAERPTPCDEKSSKVPVQAPDSPMRSDCRPNSPTESQSAVLDCSPSARKPADPGPNPKACNWKKYKFIVLNSMRQAVKEQADAGSCSPTTLSSSPEPRGGSSSSDESSSTNMEEETEDEDSARNKAASRSSPDSQDSSGCCVCSICELDFKHGSELRRHILVSHPGEEIPEYHLEFSDSGSDYGLFSCSTCELKLSDEESLQRHFLCVHSDDKPYKCDMCQAAFRYKGNLASHKTVHTGEKPYRCNVCGAQFNRPANXKTHTRIHSGEKPYKCETCGARFVQVAHLRAHVLIHTGEKXYPCETCGTRFRHLQTLKSHIRIHTGEKPYHCEKCDLHFRHKSQLRLHLRQKHGAITNTKLRYKVVPELYMNGLQSC